A segment of the Yoonia vestfoldensis genome:
CCGAATTTCATCAATCGCAAGCTCTTTCCACTGTTCCTTCCAGAGCGCCCAATACGGAATATCTGTTGAAGCTGGCCCCGTAGTGCAAACGTCAATCTGAACAACGGAAGGAAGGGCAATCGATTCTCCCACAAGGAGCGCCTCTCCTTGCTTGAAAGCCGGCATTTTGTCGATCAAGGAGCCCAATGAGTCCGGCAAAAGCTTGCGAACATACCCCTGATCAACTGGATTAGTCAGACGCATCGCAACGAAACTATTACACTGCGAAAAAATAGTCTCAGAAATCTCTGACGGCCTTTGGCTAGCGAGTAACAAGGTAACTCCGTACTTCCGCCCCTCCTTAGCAATTCGTTCAATCGACACTTTCGAAGCGCGGAACTTGGAGAGTTCGCTGCTTGGGACATACTTGTGTGCCTCCTCATAAACGAGGAGGATTGGCGCATCATTGTTGATCTTCTCGTCTGGATCAGCAACGGAGCGGAGCCGCTTGTAAAAGTAACCATGCTCAAAAATTAATCGCGAGATTAGTGAAACAGTTATGCTCAAAACCTCAAATGGGACACCACTCAAATCAATAACGGTGACATTCTTTGGCTTATCTGTGCTGTACCCGAGAATTGAGCGAAGCGTTTCTTCGAAGGTAATGGCCTGTGACTTCTCCCCTAAAAAAAACTCAAGGCGGCGGTCGCTGATTTTGCTTTCTAGTCGGTTCACAAAGTTTGTAAGTCGCCCATAAAGACTTCCCTGAGTAACTTTCGATTGCCCCTTTTTTTCGCCAGTTTTGTATACTTCGCCAGTGTCGATCATCTCATCATTTCGATCAATCACATGCTTAAGAACTTTACGAATATCGAACGGCAATGGCGTATCCATGTGGATCCGTTCCTCTACATCGCCGGAACCAGTGTAGTGCGCCTTCCTGCTTTCAAGTACTGCATCCTTGAACACGTTCCGTTGATTGTGATCGTTCGCCTCGGTATCAAGGAAAAACTCTTCTAGCTCCTCGCCGCTCAGCAACCAGTATGGAAGCACAAGATTTGTGCTGTCCAAAAAGTTTGCATCGGGGAAGGCCGCACGATATTC
Coding sequences within it:
- a CDS encoding ATP-binding protein; this encodes MSNVKAEVVAVFPDKVKIVVDDLENFRVAEEALRVGSYLKVSDNENAVLIAIIENFQIQARDDGTRDYVIDAFPLGVLRDEKFERGGDALAIPPKTVEPATIDDIRLIYGSALPLNDRFCFSRLATNQEVEVPVDGNKFFNKHIAVVGSTGSGKSHTVAKIVQNAVAEKGDFALNNSHVIIFDIHSEYRAAFPDANFLDSTNLVLPYWLLSGEELEEFFLDTEANDHNQRNVFKDAVLESRKAHYTGSGDVEERIHMDTPLPFDIRKVLKHVIDRNDEMIDTGEVYKTGEKKGQSKVTQGSLYGRLTNFVNRLESKISDRRLEFFLGEKSQAITFEETLRSILGYSTDKPKNVTVIDLSGVPFEVLSITVSLISRLIFEHGYFYKRLRSVADPDEKINNDAPILLVYEEAHKYVPSSELSKFRASKVSIERIAKEGRKYGVTLLLASQRPSEISETIFSQCNSFVAMRLTNPVDQGYVRKLLPDSLGSLIDKMPAFKQGEALLVGESIALPSVVQIDVCTTGPASTDIPYWALWKEQWKELAIDEIRDEWLRR